The sequence TCGTCCACGACTCAGCTTCCCCCGCGTCCACTCGCTCACGAACTACCTGACTCAGCCAAGCATCCCAGTCTTGGGTCCCGCTGAAGGCAGAGCCGGGACAACATGTCGGCGCACGGGGGGAGTTTTCGCGTACTGGAACGTCACATGCCGCAAACGGGGGCCATGCCCGCCGGGAGTTGCGAAGGGCCGGGCCACCCGGCCCGGCCCTTCGTTCGACGGCTTTTCCACCCGCTAGGGGCGCCAGGGCAGCTCGGCCGTGACCGTCGTCCCGCCCCCGACGGGGGAGTCGACGACCAGCACCCCGTCCACGGCGTCCAGCCGCTCGGTCAGCCCCGCCAGCCCCGTCCCCTCCCGCGTCCCGGCCCCGCCCCGACCGTCGTCGGCGACCTGGATCAGCAGCCGCTCCCCGGACTTCCACACGTCCACCGAGGCCGACCGGGCCAGCGCGTGCTTGCTGACGTTCTGCAGCAGCTCCGAGACCGTGAAGTACGCGATCCCCTCGATCGCCGCCGCGGGCCGGGCCGGCAGATCCACGGCCACCCGTACCGGCACCGCGCACCGCGAGGCCACCGAGGACAGCGCCGCGTCCAGCCCCCGGTCGGTCAGCACGGCCGGGTGGATCCCACGAGCCAGGTCACGCAGCTCCTGGAGGGCGATCTTCACCTCACCGTGCGCCTCGTCCACCATCCGGGCGGCGGCCTGCGGATCCTCGGTCAGCTTCTCCTTCGCCAGCCCCAGATCCATCGCCAGCGCCACCAGCCGGGCCTGCGCCCCGTCGTGCAGATCCCGCTCGATGCGCCGCAGGTCGGCGGCGGCGGTGTCCACGACCACCCCGCGGTCGGACTCCAGCTCGCTGACCCGGGTGGCCAGGCTCGACGCCCCGAGCAGCCCGCCGACCATCACGCGATCGACGGTGGTCAGGGCCCGGATCACCCAGGGGGTGGCGAGGGTGAGGGCCAGCCCGATCAGGCTGGTCAGGGCGATCGTGCCGGGCGAGTCGAGGTAGAAGGTGTAGTCGTCGTTCTGGAAGAGCTGCAGACCGGGCTGGTCGGTGAAGGCCGGGAACACCCAGAACCACAGCGGGTACAGCAGGTACGCCCACCCGCACGCCCACAGCACCAGGGACAGGCAGAACGAGAACACCGCCCACGGGAAGTGGACGACCGAGTACAGCACGTGCCGCCAGGCGCTCCCGCTCTTGAGCAGCGCACCCATGGCGGCGAGCGGACCGGCCTTCTTCGCCCGGATCGGCGCGGGGGCGGGGATGTCCGCCCCGAGCAGCCCACGCACCCGGGCCCGCTCCACGTGCCCGAAGCCCCGGCACATGGCGAGCACACCGGCGAGAACCGGAACCCCGAGGAAGGTGACGAGCAGTCCGGCGCCCAGGCTCACGCCGGCGATGGCGAGCGAGAAGTACACCGTGCTCAGTGGCAGCCCGATCAGCAGGTACCCGAGCTCCCGCCAGGTCCGCCCCTCGACCGGAGCCCGCAGCACCGCGCCGATCCCGCCGCCCGCGCCTCTGCCGTTGTCCATGATCCCGACCCGCCCTTCCGGTCCTCCGATACCCCCTCACCCTGCCGCCCCCGCTCCCCCCACAACCATCCGGCGGGTCGGCATCTCCACCGGGGGGTTAACCCCACCCCGCGGCCGTGCCCATCCCATGCCCCTTCGGCGTTCGAGGCGACGGCCCACCCATTCCAGCCCCGCCGGGGTTCGAGACGACCCACCCACCCCTTCCGGCGTTCGAGGCGACGGTCCACCCACTCCAGCCCCGCCGGGGTTCGAGGCGGCCCACCCACCCCTTCCGGCGTTCGAGGCGGCGGCTCACCCATTCCAGCCTCGCCCGGGTTCGAGGCGGCGGCCCACCCATTCCAGCCTCGCCGGCGTTTGAGGCGCGGGGTCCGGGGCGGAGCCCTGGGAAGCGGCGCGGCGCCGGACCCACGACCGAGACCCCCACCCACCCCGCGGGCAGCAGACGGCGCCGGACACACGAACGGGACCC comes from Streptomyces virginiae and encodes:
- a CDS encoding sensor histidine kinase is translated as MDNGRGAGGGIGAVLRAPVEGRTWRELGYLLIGLPLSTVYFSLAIAGVSLGAGLLVTFLGVPVLAGVLAMCRGFGHVERARVRGLLGADIPAPAPIRAKKAGPLAAMGALLKSGSAWRHVLYSVVHFPWAVFSFCLSLVLWACGWAYLLYPLWFWVFPAFTDQPGLQLFQNDDYTFYLDSPGTIALTSLIGLALTLATPWVIRALTTVDRVMVGGLLGASSLATRVSELESDRGVVVDTAAADLRRIERDLHDGAQARLVALAMDLGLAKEKLTEDPQAAARMVDEAHGEVKIALQELRDLARGIHPAVLTDRGLDAALSSVASRCAVPVRVAVDLPARPAAAIEGIAYFTVSELLQNVSKHALARSASVDVWKSGERLLIQVADDGRGGAGTREGTGLAGLTERLDAVDGVLVVDSPVGGGTTVTAELPWRP